The nucleotide sequence agttcatgatgtcagagagaagaaagaatagaaaaatacaatcaaaactgaagttcttcaagaaaatctcattcttcttcctcgacttgccttcttctcttcctcaaaAACTCTCCAAATCTTCCAAGAATCATTCTttatatagtgctttttagGTTATCAAAATTGTGCACCTTAAAGGAGTCTACCCCCACTTGATTTGAAATAAAACGGCCTTTTCATGAAGCTTTTAGTCTTATCGTAGAATGTTTGTCGCGGCAGGACTGTGAGCCACATAACACTTTTCCAACTACGACTTTACCACAGAATGCTTTCCATGATAAGGCCGTGAGCCACATAAAGTTTAAACAGTCACTACCCTACTATAGTATGCTTTGCGTGATAATATCGTGAGCCACATAAAGGAATTCTTACCACGACCGTACCACGCAATGCTTTGCACGATAGTGCCGTGAGTCGTTTCTCCTTGATTTTCAACATTTCACCAATGACGTCCTCCTTCTGATGCTTTGCAACCTTATCAACCTCGACTCTGAGTAGACCTTTGAGTcgtttcttcttaattttcaacACTTCACCAATGACGTCCTGGGTTTCTTTAAACCCCAATTGCACCAAATTCGTCTTTAACTCTAAGTAATCAAGTTGTTAAGTCATTATAATAATTTAGGATGTGttgtctttgttttttaattttaattttttttaattttttattttgacagtccgtttttgaaaaattaaaaatatattctctttgtcatttttaaaagctatatttcaaaataaaaaaatagaaaacgcgttctgcttgaaattttaaaaataaatttttaatgatattttattaaaagaatttaattattcaaaaaattaaaagtattgaattttgaataaataaataaattaacttgggcaaaaaaaaaaaaggaaacattaaaataaaaattaaaaacgtgaACTGGTATTacataatgtgattataaatgataagactgtatcaaataattcaataacaAGTGATGTAACATCCCGCTTTCTCGGGTGCGTTATGACTTGGGACAATTttggaataataatttttttttatttcaaacactaaagctaaatcacatcatttctCAAATCCGTCCGagaattttcaatcatttttctcgaaagagaatcattatacacatcaaatgcggaagcaaggatcgaacatgacatcttaacattgattataaatcaattcttacatcatcgaGATTCCTCAAcacgttcagaatttaaagtagtagaacttaaatacatgggctacataacatacatttcattcctcatacactttgttaagtgccatttcatgcctcaatTATcttcgtatctgctacaatctccatttggaacgtttgaatattctagaatcaaaacccaagttagatgatgaatcatctaagtaagggtacaaaaaacatatttcgtgcatgaatgaatgtcttactcatcgtaggtgtcaactacacccctcatgctacctatcaTTTTTGTGGTCATCTTtttcgaagtcggggtgtatgggtgcacccttggtaaaacaGCGGTGCCAATTTGTACTCCTTACGGCCacaatgcgtgtgatcaatgatatcaacgtgtacatatgcatttcatagcatgtcatgtatacagtttacgtgatggatacatatccgAACATGTCaacatgatgaaaacattttcgaggaacataaatcacttacaaaccaagcatttttcataaaattaaattcaattggaaagtaccacttacattctcaagcttattaggctatctcgatattcgtgccttacctcgaaatacgtgcatgCCTCGATTTGAGtaccaacctcaaaattcgcacaagtcatttcaactttagcctcaaagtatcataatcaccatatttatttaaataagtattgaaacctatttttccataatttatggtattttctttaattttctttctatttcttcctaattttcttcaataaatccaaactaaatatttctcaaatgttttctcaaatatttcactaaaaaaattcataaaataatattcttgaatttctaaaattttttaagaaattttacttaccttgacttagtaTCTCCgactttctcggtatgcgtgccatattctcGAAATACGTGCCCAAAGCATTTTTTTGCCCAAAATCTCCGATATAACCATAAAACTCTATTTCCtgttttttagaatttttttccatattttctatatttgtttctattttttctttcattttccttttatttccttttcttttcttttttttttcctccttcttcttcctcccttctcCTGCGCGCAGCACCATGCTAgcttcctttctcttcctcatttcttctttttctttttattttctttcttctttcctcctcctcttcctctttcttcttcttcttccgtcTCTGCCATACCTACATAGTGCGCCTCTTGCGCACGACTGCCTCACGGCCAACACAACCTACCGGCCTTGCCGCCGTGCACCGCCATCTCCACCGCATACTTGCTGCTACCCAGCTCCACCGCGTACAGCCGCAACCACCGCGGTCACCCCCTGCTTCACGGTGGCTTGctggagctcgcggccatggctgccatggccgcagctTCGCTTGCTTGCAGCCATTTCTTGAGCCTCCACCAAGCCCTTTAGTCGTTGCCGCATCGTGCGATTATCACAACAACCGCTACCCCTACTCCGCGTGCTGCTGCTTTGCTCGTTGGCCCGTCTCCATCGAGCTTGAGGcccgcagccatggccgctgaaCAGCAACTTGCTACTGCTGCTATGGCCATTTTCGGCCATCTCCCTcactctgatctctctctctctctctctcaatctcccacttgcttgCTGCTCTCAATTGGCCAAAATGCATCTCAATTTATAGGCGGCCATTGCTCAcgaatgtgtgtgtatatatatatatatattacatcacaTTAATTGCTAAATCTCTCAAATATTCAGACGCTACCTCTTACAGATTTCTTTCCTTAATTCAGGCTGCCACAATTTCCTCATTTTgcggccaaaatctcggccattaaagcttcacgGAAGCTAACCGTCGACCACTCACGCacgtgcacacacacacacacacacacacacatatatatagctaTTATATAATACACCAACAAAagggaaattacacttttaatcccCATAATTCATCTTAATATCACTtggcaatttttttaattgcaaccatgccctcaaacctcaaattaatttgtattttaatattgaaaaaccaaaattaattactttaaggttactcgataatgatgaTTTTGCCTCAGTGTCCTCACTGGGCTATTGTTTTATcccgaaaccattgaagggttgcttattaaGCAAAACTGAAGCCCCCCTAGgattccgttgatttttcgggagtctcccacaacgattcgattttgtagcctaaattgtaataccccatgtttagataagattgccacgtaattttaataagtttagaacaccgaaaaattgattttatagcaatttcaggtactgaatcaactgcagggaatgcctcggagtgaaattgtctaaggaaaagtATATAGTATCGATGAGCGTATCGAGTTGGGATTTATGGAGTCGAAAAAAATCGGatcaggaataatttttggtacaactaaaatacagctgctattTAGACTGTAAAACCAAATCGtcgtaggaggctcccgaaaaatcaatgaAACCCTAGGGGGGCCCTAGTTTTGCGTaacgaacaacccttcagtagtttcaggAGAAAACGACAGCCCGGTAAGGACACTGGAGCGAAATCATCATTTTCAGctaaaaattagattattaattatggattttcagtattgtaatacaaattaatttgaggtttaaagacCACacttgcaattagggaattgcacTAGTGTAATAGAGATACAATTTGGAGTTTaatgtataaattttaaagtaatgatgcaatttttatataatttaaagcaatatataattatatatatacaagtatgcGCATTCTCTGTAAATCCCACGCGACCCTCCCCCATGCCCTGTAAATCAGCCATCCGCGATTTGCGTAAATTGGAAGAGATTAGCAGCGAGATTTGCGGAAGCAGCAGCTAGATTTGTGGAGTTTTTTCTGGCAAGCGTGGTGGGCAAGTATACAacgataatatatatatgtatatataaatgggtCTTGCGTGGAGCcactgcctataaattggcagcaATCTTGGCCAATTGAGAAGCATCAAGAAGAAATGAAATGTGTGTTGCAGAAAGTGGGGGTCGAGAgcatcagagagagagagagaaagatggcgagagagagagagatggcctgAAGCAATGGCCATTTTCCAGCAGTcgaagtcggccatggcagacgAAACAGGTAGCAGCGGCTGCGAGCGGTGCAATCAGGGGGGCCGAGGCAGCAAGGTGCTGTGCGGAGGCGATCGGTGACGGCGATGAGGCCGAGAGGCGGCTGGAAGAGGCAaacccgcggccatggcagccatggccgtgaGCTCACCAAGCTGGGCCGCGAGCAGGGGCTGGACGCGGGGCCGCAGGTGGCCGCGATGTGCGGCGAGGGCAGCCGCGACGGGCGATGGCGAGGGTGACGGCAAGCCGGGAGCACGCGGGCAGCGGTGGGCATGGCGGTTCGAGCGTGCAAGGCtgaaacaaaaaaaggaagaagaagaagaagaagaagaagaagaagaagagaaggaagaagaagaagagaggaaaaagaaagaaataaagaaaagaaatgaaaagaggaaggaagccGGTTGCAGGTGGTGCATGCGCAGGAACCAGAGGAAGGAGATGATGAAcagtagaaaagaaaagaaaagaaagaaagaaaaagaaaagaaatggaaaaaaataaaaaataaaaaataaaaaataaaaaatgaaaatgtcgaaaaatcctagaaaaataggatttggatatttgctaatatttcaaagattttggGTGAGAAAATAGTTCGGGCACACATTtcgggaatatggcacgcatatcgaggaaactGGAGATGCtgagttaaggtaagtaaaatctcctagaaaatttcagaaattcaagaatattattttatgaattgtcgtagtgaaatatttgagaaaatatttttagaaatatttgaaataatggaggaaaaataggaagaaatagagataaaattatagaaaatgttagaaattatgaaaaaataggttttaatatttatttaaataattgtagtgattaggatactttgaggctaaagttgaagagactggtgcaaattttgagattggcacgcaaatcgaggcgatgcacgagacAAGGCACGGagatcgaggtagcccgataagcttgagaaggtaagtggtacttccttgaaaatgtttttatcatattgacatgccctgatatgtatccatcacatagattgcatacatgactatgaaatgcataattacacgttgatactgttgatcacacgcatatgaggccgtagggagtacgaactggcaccgctgtcttatcaagggtgcacccatacaccccgggttcgaaagaggtggccgctaaaatgataggcagcatgaggggtgcagttgacacctacgatgaaagacattgcatacactcatgacattgcatttagtacccttatttagatggttcatcatctaacttgggtttgcccctggaacattcgacGTTTCAGCCgagacttgcagagatgattccgagattggtgatatgtagtgatgcgagacgtcaagaagcgagtaaatgtaccatgttatgttgtaatatgagtagtttaagaattatgtacattgcatTTATCatcagacgcttatgaattaaccttgtaatgaatgtcatgtttagttattattatatgagcaggttcgattcagcttccgctttgcatttattttctagtgtagatatctcgcactagataaggtcttagggaatttcaggATAATATAGAAGACAATGAAGTCTAACTTTAAGTGAACCATTACAGTTTACGATTACcgtgtgctataatccttcTATCACCTAACATTCCCACTGAGCGAGGGTCATGAAATGATGAACTTACAAattcagtaactatgtgttaaATCATATTAGTGTGACTAGATAACACTTTAGAAAACATCTTTCCTGACTAATCAAACTGTCATGACTAAGGATTGTCCCGTCACACCAGCAGTAGACCATATAGGACGTTTACCTCATCAATAATGATGAGGATACAAATTCTATTCAAGAACACATGTCTTCAAATACTAACAATAcaaaaccacatagatgaacctcccacctcgcaattggatggtttgacACATTAACAAATCTCGCATACTAATATACACGACAACCATGTCAGTTCAAGTCTAACGATCAACTACACTATCACAACTAAACAACATGACCATCATCAACAAAGCCATGTGATCAGTCATCCAACAACCACCCATAAGTTTATTAGAGACATCCATGTATCATATGGTACGTGACTCACCACCCTTACCCTCAGTAACTCATACTGATTAAGATAGTAAATTATGTACTaatccatactcgattaattagAGTTCCCATCCGATTAATCTTAGGACTATGCATTATTTAAGAAATCCTTTCATTGAATAATCTTTTTACACAATCTTAACatcttaagaataagactttcAAACAGGAAATCTGGTAACTAATTTATATAGCAAACTGTagagtttatgaatgaagataaatttgtcttttattaatatatatatatatataaagatataacaaatgtatttattacaaaccttgtagatgtcatctaaatctaacattagagCACACATCACTAACAGTAACATTTAATAACTAGTAAATTTTGATCATCATAAGGTTGATGGAAAATGTGTCGAAGGTCACGCCTAAGCATTATTACCCTTCCGAAGTCCTTGAAAAATGTCCCTGGTTATATTCAATTTATGAACAACACTGCTTATGTCCAACCTCTCTTGGGGTGACTCCACAGAACATGCCACTCCAATCTTGATCATACGAATCAAGCAATCATTTTCGTAACTGCCATTTCTTGGGCGGGTGGTTGACCTCATCTTCTTGTTGCTAGTCAAGGCAAccacttcttcttcatcattgtACAAGAGTTTTGGATCCACAATGTCCATCACATGGTCGGGTATAGCCATCCTGGCAAAGGTGTGAAGATTGAGACTTGCCTCAAACATCGTCTCTGTTGGCCTCTTACCTGTCATCATCTCCAATAGCAGGATCCCAAAGCTGTAGACATCCCCGTCTCTTGAGACTTCACTTCCAAGCCCATATTCTGTaggttttcaaaataaatcattaattgTTGGGGCTCATTGTTTAAACATTGATATGGATTTTGTTAAGAATCAATAgtagaaaaattcatttttctacactATTGGATGAGATCTATATCTCATCCTTGCAAAATAGTAATCGAATGAAATATAATCAATTGTAATGATTACCTGGAGCTGCATAGCCAATGGTTCCTTTCACACCTACAGAATTGCTTTGATTTGGATTCATTTCTAACATTAACTTGGCCAACCCAAAATCTCCAACATGGGCAACCATGTCTGCGTCAAGAAGAATGTTGCTTGGCTTTAGGTCACAGTGAGTAATTGGTGTGTGGCAGTGGCGATGCAGATACTCTAGTGCAGAAGCCACATCAATCGCTATGTTTACTCTTTGTAGAAGATTAAGTCTCATGGCTTGATTATCTTGATGGTTTTCTGTTTTTGGATCTGGATGCAACCACCTCTCCAAACTACCCCAGGGCATAAACTCGTAAACtatagctttgaagtcgttgccTTGAAAATCAACACTTGAACAAGAAGTCAAAATCTTGATCAGATTTCTGTGTTGGATTCTTCCCAAGGCTTCACACTCGGCCATGAAGCTCCTAGACACCCCTTGACGTTCAAGGTTAAGCACTTTGATTGCTACAGTTGTTTCCCATAGTATTGCTTTGTATACAGAGCCAGAACTGCCCGTTCCAATCAAGTATGTTGAAGAGAAGCCTTTAGTTGCTTTGTAGAGGTTGTCGTATGATATTCTATCAAATGCATTCATCGACAAcgaataaaaaattgaatctttgtttttcttcttcgaGCAACAAAATACTGTCGATGATACCACAATAACTACAATCGCCATAGATGGGATAGAGATCAGCAAGATGATTCTAAAAGACGTACGATGTCTCTTCGATTTTTTCATGGTGCATGTTGGCAGGTGTAATTCAGGTACGCCTCCACAAAGTCTAGGATTCCCCAAGACTGATATTGCAGTTGCATTTGAGAAAACTCCTTCGATCGGAACTTCACCCTCAAGATCGTTGAAAGATAAATTCAAATTGTTCAAAGAGAATTTTGCCAGGTACTTTGGGATTTGACCAAAAAAGTTGTTTCGAGAAAGATCCAAATTCGAAAGACCTCGAAGAGATTGTAAAGATGAAGGTACAAAACCTTGAAAGGAGTTTCCTTGTAAGAAAAGGAACACAAGACTATTGCAACTACCAAGCGTGGTTGGAATCTCACCGGACAAGTCATTTTGAGATACATCCAACTCTGCCAAATTTTTTAGATTGCCAACTTCTAAGGGTAGGTGCCCAGAGAAATGGTTCCATGCTAAATTGAGTGAAATTGAAAGAGTTGAAATGTCGAAGAGTTCTTTGGGAAGGGCTCCTATCAGGTTATTGAAAGAAAGATTCAACCATAATAATTGTTGACAGTTTTCAAGGGTCTTTGGAACTTTTCCTTGCAACATGTTGTCATCCAAGTAAAAAAGGATCAAGGATGAGAGGTTTCCTATTGACTTCGGAATATCTCCCTCTAGCCTGTTGGAATGAAGAGACAATTTCTGCAGCTCTTTAAGATTGCCAATGTTGTAGGGAATTCTGCCCTTGAATTCATTCTCACCCAGAACTAGCCTTTTTAGTCCTGTTAGATGGCTTATTTCGGAAGGGATCTCTCCATATATATGGTTTTGTTGAAAGTTTAAGATAGACATTGTGGCTGAGAGGTTCCCGATGCTCTTAGGCAAGGATCCTTTTAGTTGGTTGAATGCAACGCTCAAAAATCGCAAATTTGTGCAGTTGactaaagattgaagaaaatcCATTTCGTCAGGTTCTCCAGTCCCCAAATTATTGTTGCCtaagtttaaaaaattgagGCGAGGCAGGAGTTTGaaatcaattgatattttcccaCTAAAATGGTTAGCTTCTACTTCAAAATATTCTATATTTGAAAAGTTGGGCAGTGATACAGGTAGGGGTCCAGTGAGATGGTTATCACCGAGCGCTAGATATTGAAGCTGGGGAAACGTAGATGCAAGTTCTAATGGGATGCTGCCAGAGAGTTGGTTTTGTACTAGGGAGAGCATAGTTAATGATGAAAGGTTGTAGATAGATGAAGGTATCTTACCAGAGAGTTTATTGACATCCAGTGAAAGAAAAGTTAAATTTTGGAGCTGGCCCAAGGCCTCTGGGATGGTTCCTGTGAAAGCATTGAAAGGCACACTTATAAACTGAAGAGATGTAAAATTTCCAATGAAAGAGGGAATCTCTCCGCTAAAATTGTTTTTTCCCATTGTAAGACGAATGAGCTTTGACAATGAACTAAGCTCTATTGGTAGTTTACCGATCAACTTGTTCATACCAATTCGAAAATACAAAAGATTGGAGCAGTGAGATAAGTTGGCTGGGATTTCACCCGTCAGTGAATTAAGATACAAGGATAGTTCCTGCAGCCTGAATAAATTGCCAACTTGTGGTGGGATTTCACCTTGAAAGCTATTGTTATTGAGCCTCAAGACTCGAAGGAAGCTCAAGTTTCCTATGTAAGGAGATATGAATCCTGTTAACCTTCTCGCGTGCAAGTCCAAGATGGTGACTCGCTGGTGTCGGTTGCCACACATAACCCCTTGCCAGTTGCAGAAGTGGACACTATTGTTCCATGAATCCATAACACCTTCCGGGTCGTGAATAATCTTAGACTTGAAGGCCAGCAGTGCTAGATGATCTGACGTGTTACCACTCCAAATAGCAGCGGTCGTGAGAAGAATTCTGAATTGCAACAAAATTGGCACGACCAAGACAAATATAGTTTGGATGTAAGGCAAATAGCAACGCATTGaactcatttttgaaaatggataGTTATGCCATAGATTTGCATTATTGGTGTCCttttatttataatgagggTTTTTCATTTGGGGTTCATATGGCCACATAAATTTTTGTGGTGAGTGGTGACATAGacatataaattaaatgccCCAAGTACTTTCGCAATTTCCACAACTTACTCTAATTCCATAACAAAAGTCTGAAGTCTAAATTGAGATCAGATCAAGGTCCTTTCAAATAACAGTACATGGAAAtgtgaatattttaaatattaacatttaaaatttcttcATCCACACATACTTGTTCAAATGGGTCAAAGTCCaaagatattttaaactttGAATCACTTTAACCTTTGTTCTGATTCAcgataaaatattttgcattaaaaaataatttaaaataaaaatactactAATATTAGTGCACTAATaccaaatttaaataacatCTAGTATAAGTGTTGTGCTTAATACATAatcttatttgttatttaaatggtcatatcttaattaataatttttcaattgtaCATGAATGAATCCTTACATACCTTGACgatcttattttaaattattgagaATATGTGAGAATAATCTATAATACAAAATTTCTTAAGTTGTTAATTTGAATACACTAAGTATTGTTCtaataactttttattaaaataatattattctataGAAAAACTCTGATTCCATACCAAAAATCTAAAGTCTAAATTGAGATGAGATAAAGGTCgtttcaaataaaaatgtgaatattataaatcataaattttaaatattaatatttaaaatttcttcaTCCACATAAACTTGGTCAAATGGGTCAAAGTTcaaagatattttaaatttggtGTAATAGAGTGATATATCTTTaacttagggtgtgtttgatagacgtgaaaaatgagagtggaatttcaattctcaccccaATCTCTAGaagtttcaatttcttgatttcaagaaaaatctttactttttaaactaagatggaattcgaattcaatgaaattaaaaagttgtttgatagaatttcttgaaatttagatggaattcgaatttcaCTCTCATTTATGGTGCGTTTAATTGCAAGGTGGAATTtgaatggaaagaaaatgaattccagaaAATTGAATTGTAGGGAAAATAAATTCCTGGAAATTGGAAGTTTAAGCAGTTTGATTGGTAGAATTTTCTATttagaaaatgatgttattttccatctttgggtgtttgattggtaatatttttcatagaatttgatcattttccttgcatttcgtgtttgataggcattatttttcatggaaaatgacacattttctatggaattcaatggtg is from Diospyros lotus cultivar Yz01 chromosome 2, ASM1463336v1, whole genome shotgun sequence and encodes:
- the LOC127794211 gene encoding putative receptor-like protein kinase At3g47110; this encodes MSSMRCYLPYIQTIFVLVVPILLQFRILLTTAAIWSGNTSDHLALLAFKSKIIHDPEGVMDSWNNSVHFCNWQGVMCGNRHQRVTILDLHARRLTGFISPYIGNLSFLRVLRLNNNSFQGEIPPQVGNLFRLQELSLYLNSLTGEIPANLSHCSNLLYFRIGMNKLIGKLPIELSSLSKLIRLTMGKNNFSGEIPSFIGNFTSLQFISVPFNAFTGTIPEALGQLQNLTFLSLDVNKLSGKIPSSIYNLSSLTMLSLVQNQLSGSIPLELASTFPQLQYLALGDNHLTGPLPVSLPNFSNIEYFEVEANHFSGKISIDFKLLPRLNFLNLGNNNLGTGEPDEMDFLQSLVNCTNLRFLSVAFNQLKGSLPKSIGNLSATMSILNFQQNHIYGEIPSEISHLTGLKRLVLGENEFKGRIPYNIGNLKELQKLSLHSNRLEGDIPKSIGNLSSLILFYLDDNMLQGKVPKTLENCQQLLWLNLSFNNLIGALPKELFDISTLSISLNLAWNHFSGHLPLEVGNLKNLAELDVSQNDLSGEIPTTLGSCNSLVFLFLQGNSFQGFVPSSLQSLRGLSNLDLSRNNFFGQIPKYLAKFSLNNLNLSFNDLEGEVPIEGVFSNATAISVLGNPRLCGGVPELHLPTCTMKKSKRHRTSFRIILLISIPSMAIVVIVVSSTVFCCSKKKNKDSIFYSLSMNAFDRISYDNLYKATKGFSSTYLIGTGSSGSVYKAILWETTVAIKVLNLERQGVSRSFMAECEALGRIQHRNLIKILTSCSSVDFQGNDFKAIVYEFMPWGSLERWLHPDPKTENHQDNQAMRLNLLQRVNIAIDVASALEYLHRHCHTPITHCDLKPSNILLDADMVAHVGDFGLAKLMLEMNPNQSNSVGVKGTIGYAAPEYGLGSEVSRDGDVYSFGILLLEMMTGKRPTETMFEASLNLHTFARMAIPDHVMDIVDPKLLYNDEEEVVALTSNKKMRSTTRPRNGSYENDCLIRMIKIGVACSVESPQERLDISSVVHKLNITRDIFQGLRKGNNA